A window of the Bacteroidota bacterium genome harbors these coding sequences:
- a CDS encoding AAA family ATPase yields MKKLIDIFKNGSSWIRADFHLHTKADKEFIYSGEENSFISLYVDKLKEQKIRLACITNHNKFDKNEFKALSKKSRKEEIYILPGVELSVNDGANGIHSLVVFNPKEWLENDTDFINQFLTQTFAGKSNYENENGRSNDSLIETIKKLDAFEKDYFIIMAHVEQKSGFYNELNGGRIKELGEHPIFQKSVLGFQKMRTREYKKNLELWLNNKLPAAVEGSDPKKIEDIGNAELTYLKVGAYNFEAIKYALLDEKFRQSKSLTPPTNSYIKTIAFTGGKMDGKTIQLNHSMNNLIGIRGSGKSSILEAIRYALDIELSEKENVDFKYKNGIVNSLLGSGGKITCLMIDDQGNEFTTEKILGDRTNIYKNKELQLGLKPSAIVKKPIYYGQKDLSKIGDSSSTKNLLNKLIGNRLLDKKRQVEEKNQDVLRLIDEIKKINSKIDRKPEIEAKQAELKLKIQVFKDNEIDKKLEKQISFNKDFNFIKRVDKFETKIIDALDAFIQEHDDGFESFHHYKSKENIDDVDKVILSLMSFEKIFDSLRGVLIKLIDKNEQLNGFDNNFTIKYNELKEEFSKIKREINLPNIQADDYVKYTKDLDLTKAQLSELVKLSNKKEQLQIQLEQTLVALQGLWHNEFEIIQEEIKKVNNDQDSVKINVDFKGNKEDFKSYLKENLRGSNLRENNIQSIVDNYADLINVHSDLSVKNSNIRTNLSDNQLHTFKEYFNLNIGAFLTYRVPEKFEIIYKGRSLNEHSLGQRASALIIFLLTLKDSDLIIIDQPEDDLDNQTIYNDVIKVLKELKNSSQFIFATHNPNVPVLGDCEQIISCSFDSNIISTNLGSIDDETIHQEIVNIMEGGKEAFNNRKRIYELWTH; encoded by the coding sequence ATGAAAAAACTCATTGATATATTTAAAAATGGTAGTTCTTGGATTAGGGCAGATTTTCATTTACATACTAAAGCAGATAAAGAATTTATTTATAGCGGCGAAGAAAATTCCTTTATTTCATTATATGTAGATAAACTTAAGGAGCAAAAAATAAGGCTTGCGTGTATTACGAACCATAATAAATTTGACAAAAACGAATTCAAGGCTCTATCAAAGAAATCCAGAAAAGAAGAGATTTATATTTTGCCGGGAGTTGAGCTTTCAGTTAATGATGGTGCAAACGGCATTCATAGCTTAGTTGTATTTAATCCAAAGGAGTGGTTAGAAAACGATACAGATTTTATAAATCAATTTTTAACACAAACATTTGCAGGCAAAAGCAACTACGAAAATGAGAATGGTAGGTCAAATGACAGTTTGATTGAAACAATAAAAAAATTAGATGCTTTTGAAAAGGATTACTTTATTATAATGGCTCATGTCGAGCAGAAAAGTGGTTTTTACAATGAACTTAATGGAGGTCGAATTAAAGAATTGGGCGAACATCCAATATTTCAAAAATCAGTTTTAGGTTTTCAGAAGATGCGAACTCGTGAATATAAAAAAAATCTTGAATTATGGTTAAACAATAAGCTTCCTGCCGCAGTGGAAGGATCAGACCCAAAGAAGATTGAGGATATTGGCAATGCAGAGCTTACTTATTTAAAGGTTGGGGCTTATAATTTTGAAGCAATTAAATATGCACTGTTGGATGAAAAATTTCGACAATCAAAATCATTAACTCCACCCACTAATAGCTACATTAAAACAATTGCCTTTACAGGAGGAAAAATGGATGGAAAAACGATTCAGTTAAACCACTCAATGAATAATTTAATTGGCATAAGAGGTAGTGGGAAATCCTCAATTTTAGAAGCAATTAGATATGCTTTGGATATTGAACTATCAGAAAAAGAAAATGTTGATTTTAAGTATAAAAATGGGATTGTTAATTCATTGCTTGGAAGTGGAGGAAAAATAACCTGTTTGATGATTGACGACCAAGGCAATGAATTTACAACAGAAAAAATACTCGGGGATAGAACCAATATTTATAAAAATAAAGAACTTCAATTAGGATTAAAGCCAAGTGCTATAGTTAAAAAACCAATCTACTATGGACAAAAAGACCTTTCGAAAATTGGAGATTCCTCTTCTACGAAGAATTTATTAAACAAACTAATAGGTAACCGATTATTAGATAAAAAACGACAAGTAGAAGAAAAGAATCAAGACGTACTAAGATTGATTGATGAAATTAAAAAGATAAATTCAAAAATAGATCGCAAACCAGAAATTGAGGCAAAACAAGCTGAATTAAAATTGAAGATTCAAGTATTCAAGGATAATGAGATTGATAAAAAACTTGAAAAGCAAATTAGTTTTAATAAAGATTTCAATTTCATTAAAAGAGTTGACAAGTTTGAAACCAAAATAATAGATGCTTTAGATGCTTTTATTCAAGAACATGATGATGGTTTCGAAAGTTTTCATCACTATAAATCAAAAGAGAATATTGATGATGTAGATAAAGTGATTTTATCGTTAATGTCCTTTGAAAAGATTTTTGATAGCCTACGTGGTGTACTTATTAAGCTTATTGATAAGAATGAACAACTTAATGGATTCGATAACAATTTTACAATAAAATACAACGAACTAAAAGAGGAATTCTCTAAGATTAAACGTGAAATAAATCTTCCTAATATTCAGGCAGATGATTATGTGAAATACACAAAAGATCTTGATTTGACCAAAGCACAACTTTCTGAATTAGTAAAACTTTCAAATAAAAAAGAACAGTTGCAAATTCAATTAGAACAGACCTTAGTAGCACTTCAGGGATTATGGCATAATGAATTTGAAATTATCCAGGAAGAGATTAAGAAAGTAAATAATGACCAAGATTCTGTTAAAATCAATGTAGATTTCAAAGGGAACAAAGAAGATTTTAAGTCATATTTAAAAGAAAATTTGAGAGGAAGTAACCTTCGAGAAAACAATATTCAGTCTATTGTTGATAATTATGCAGATTTGATTAATGTTCATTCTGACTTATCGGTGAAAAATAGCAATATTAGAACTAACTTATCCGACAATCAGCTTCATACATTTAAAGAATATTTTAATTTGAACATTGGTGCTTTTTTAACTTATCGTGTTCCGGAAAAATTTGAAATTATTTATAAGGGACGCTCTCTAAATGAGCATTCATTAGGTCAAAGAGCATCTGCTTTAATAATATTTTTACTCACTTTGAAGGATAGCGATTTAATTATCATCGACCAACCCGAAGATGATTTGGACAATCAAACAATTTATAATGATGTCATTAAAGTACTAAAAGAGCTAAAGAATTCTTCTCAATTCATATTTGCTACACATAATCCAAACGTTCCAGTTTTAGGAGATTGCGAGCAAATAATTTCATGCAGTTTCGACTCAAATATAATTAGTACTAATTTGGGAAGTATTGATGACGAAACAATACATCAAGAGATTGTTAATATAATGGAAGGTGGAAAAGAGGCATTTAATAATAGAAAAAGAATTTACGAATTATGGACGCATTAG
- a CDS encoding Zn-dependent hydrolase, producing the protein MTKLNFAIVVTVLLFTTNNLMSQKEVNYKDKVNEYVKVKLSADLSGLTENEKKMLPFLFEAAEVMNEIYWTQAYGDKNELLGKVKSEEAKKLIEINYGPWNRIDGNKPFIEGVGEKPAGANFYPKDMTKEEFEQLEAENKTSLYTLIQRAENGDLKTVPYKVAYREKISKAAIAMIRASELAEDYQLKRYLQLRTKALLTDDYLDSDMAWMDMKKNTIDFVVGPIENYEDALYGYKAAHEAFILIKDKEWSEKLKKYATMLPDLQKDLPVDAKYKQEIPGRNSDLGAYEVIYYAGDCNAGSKTIAINLPNDERVHLEKGSRRLQLKNAMKAKFDNILLPISQVLIAKNQQKHITFDAFFGNTMFHEVAHGLGIKNTINDKGTVRHALKEKYSALEEGKADILGLYLVTKLHEQGEFEGDLMDNYVTFMAGIFRSIRFGASSSHGKANLVRYNYFMEKGAFTKHRNGTYSINFKKMQEAMNSLAEMILVLQGNGDYEGVAKLMKEKCVINKDLQKDLDKLKELKIPVDVVFEQGMDILGLE; encoded by the coding sequence ATGACTAAACTAAATTTTGCAATTGTAGTAACAGTTTTACTTTTTACTACAAACAATTTAATGTCTCAAAAAGAAGTAAACTATAAAGATAAAGTGAATGAATATGTAAAAGTCAAACTTTCTGCCGATTTAAGTGGTTTGACAGAAAATGAAAAAAAAATGCTTCCATTTTTGTTCGAAGCAGCCGAAGTAATGAACGAAATTTACTGGACACAAGCCTATGGTGATAAAAATGAGTTACTCGGGAAAGTCAAATCAGAAGAAGCAAAAAAATTAATCGAAATTAACTACGGACCCTGGAACAGAATTGATGGGAACAAACCATTCATAGAAGGAGTTGGAGAAAAACCTGCAGGCGCAAATTTCTACCCTAAAGATATGACAAAAGAAGAATTCGAACAACTCGAAGCAGAAAATAAGACAAGTCTTTACACCCTTATCCAGCGAGCCGAAAATGGCGATTTGAAAACAGTACCATACAAAGTTGCTTATCGCGAGAAAATATCGAAAGCAGCCATAGCTATGATTAGAGCATCGGAACTTGCCGAAGACTATCAGCTAAAAAGATATTTGCAGTTGCGAACAAAAGCACTTTTGACAGACGATTATCTTGATAGCGATATGGCATGGATGGATATGAAAAAAAATACCATCGACTTTGTAGTAGGACCAATAGAAAACTACGAAGATGCTCTCTATGGTTACAAAGCTGCACACGAGGCTTTCATTTTGATAAAAGATAAAGAATGGAGCGAAAAACTTAAAAAATATGCAACAATGTTGCCAGACCTTCAGAAAGACCTACCTGTTGATGCAAAATATAAACAAGAAATACCCGGCCGAAATTCTGACCTTGGAGCTTATGAAGTAATTTATTACGCCGGCGATTGCAACGCAGGAAGCAAAACTATTGCTATAAACCTTCCTAACGATGAAAGAGTTCATCTTGAGAAAGGTAGTAGAAGGCTACAATTGAAAAATGCTATGAAAGCCAAATTTGACAATATTTTGTTACCAATTTCTCAGGTTTTGATAGCCAAAAATCAGCAAAAACACATTACATTCGATGCCTTTTTCGGGAACACTATGTTTCATGAAGTTGCTCACGGTCTGGGGATAAAAAATACTATAAACGACAAAGGAACTGTTCGCCATGCCTTGAAAGAAAAATACTCTGCACTCGAAGAAGGAAAAGCCGACATTTTAGGGCTTTACCTCGTTACAAAACTTCATGAGCAGGGAGAATTTGAAGGCGACTTGATGGATAATTACGTTACATTTATGGCAGGTATATTTCGCTCAATCAGATTTGGTGCATCAAGCTCACACGGGAAAGCAAACCTCGTTAGATATAATTACTTTATGGAAAAAGGTGCATTTACAAAACACAGAAATGGTACTTATAGCATCAATTTCAAAAAAATGCAAGAAGCAATGAATTCTCTTGCCGAAATGATTCTGGTTCTGCAAGGTAATGGCGACTATGAAGGAGTTGCAAAACTTATGAAAGAAAAATGTGTTATTAATAAAGACCTTCAAAAAGATCTTGACAAACTGAAAGAGCTAAAAATTCCTGTCGATGTAGTTTTTGAGCAGGGCATGGATATTTTGGGATTGGAATAA
- a CDS encoding triose-phosphate isomerase, whose translation MRNNTVAGNWKMNNSLKRGIELGAEVNKLVRKNANPDVNVILCTPYIHLTEIANIVDKDIVKIGAQNCSSEPKGAYTGEISARMIKSTGANHVIIGHSERRQYFLENDEILLKKLILTLENDLIPIFCCGELLEQRNAGTHFDIVKKQIEEVLFGLSENDFSKIIIAYEPVWAIGTGVTASSEQAQEMHLFIRNTISEKFGKTIAQNTTILYGGSCKPSNAKELFANADVDGGLIGGASLDANDFLALINSF comes from the coding sequence ATGAGAAATAATACTGTAGCAGGCAATTGGAAAATGAATAATTCTTTGAAAAGAGGAATAGAACTTGGCGCAGAAGTAAATAAACTTGTCAGGAAAAATGCAAATCCTGATGTAAATGTTATTTTATGCACTCCATATATTCATCTTACAGAAATTGCCAACATTGTTGACAAGGATATTGTAAAGATTGGTGCTCAAAATTGCTCATCAGAGCCAAAAGGAGCCTATACAGGAGAAATATCGGCACGAATGATCAAATCAACCGGTGCAAATCATGTAATAATTGGCCATTCAGAACGTAGGCAATATTTTCTTGAAAACGATGAAATACTTTTAAAAAAGCTTATTTTAACATTAGAGAATGATTTAATACCAATTTTTTGTTGTGGCGAATTATTAGAGCAAAGAAATGCCGGAACCCATTTCGATATTGTTAAGAAACAAATTGAGGAAGTCTTATTTGGGTTGTCTGAAAATGACTTTTCGAAAATAATAATTGCATACGAACCAGTTTGGGCGATAGGTACCGGTGTTACTGCAAGCTCTGAGCAAGCTCAGGAAATGCACCTTTTCATAAGAAATACAATATCAGAAAAATTTGGCAAAACTATAGCACAAAACACTACTATTTTATATGGAGGAAGTTGCAAGCCATCGAATGCAAAAGAACTTTTTGCAAATGCAGACGTGGATGGAGGGCTTATTGGAGGGGCTTCCTTAGATGCCAACGACTTTCTGGCTCTTATTAATTCATTCTAA
- a CDS encoding ATP-dependent DNA helicase RecG: MDALELLDIIQRGESSEVQFKIRVNDAYKVGTEMVAFSNTKGGILVIGVDDKTGDINGLSFEELQATNQLLANAASNNVKTPIYIFTETVTIEEDNLVVAHISEGTSKPHMDNKGITWVKNGSDKRKVIVKEEFARLLQSSGNLYADETVVTGTTINDIDDTFFKDFVLKKYEDNIDNMGLSIPKLLTNMGMLKNGCLSLAGLLLFGEIPQKYRASFTVQCVAIKGNSISSDSFKSKKSPFEGNLFELYEKTLSFIIQNLNEVQKEDGFNSQGELEIPLKTIKELLVNALVHRNYFIQSSIKVFIFDNRVEIISPGNLPNTLTIDNIKAGISIPRNPILFSNVRYILPFVGVGSGIPRAYENSPDLKLINDTDRELFIAKINRQGSNA; this comes from the coding sequence ATGGACGCATTAGAATTATTAGACATAATACAAAGAGGAGAATCCAGTGAGGTGCAATTCAAAATACGTGTTAATGATGCGTATAAAGTCGGTACAGAAATGGTTGCTTTTTCGAACACCAAAGGAGGAATATTAGTAATTGGCGTTGATGATAAAACAGGAGATATAAATGGACTTTCTTTTGAGGAACTACAAGCCACGAATCAACTTTTAGCAAATGCTGCATCAAATAATGTAAAAACTCCGATTTATATTTTCACAGAAACGGTAACGATTGAAGAGGATAATTTGGTTGTTGCTCATATTTCAGAGGGAACTAGTAAACCTCATATGGATAATAAGGGTATTACTTGGGTGAAAAATGGCTCAGACAAAAGGAAGGTTATCGTTAAAGAAGAATTCGCGAGACTTCTTCAAAGTAGTGGCAACCTGTATGCTGATGAAACAGTTGTAACAGGAACAACAATAAATGATATTGATGATACTTTCTTCAAAGATTTTGTGCTAAAAAAATATGAAGATAATATTGATAACATGGGCTTATCAATTCCTAAATTATTAACTAATATGGGAATGCTTAAAAATGGTTGTTTATCTCTTGCAGGACTATTGCTATTTGGGGAAATCCCTCAGAAATATAGAGCTTCATTTACGGTTCAATGTGTTGCGATAAAAGGGAACTCAATTAGTTCTGACAGCTTTAAAAGTAAAAAAAGTCCTTTTGAAGGTAATTTATTTGAGCTATATGAAAAGACTCTTTCATTTATAATTCAAAACCTAAACGAAGTTCAAAAAGAAGATGGATTTAATTCTCAAGGAGAACTTGAAATACCATTGAAAACGATTAAAGAACTTCTCGTTAATGCTTTGGTACATCGCAATTATTTTATTCAATCAAGCATTAAGGTATTTATATTCGACAATAGAGTTGAAATAATTAGTCCTGGAAACTTGCCCAATACCTTGACTATTGATAATATAAAAGCAGGAATTTCTATTCCAAGAAATCCCATTCTTTTTTCAAATGTCAGATATATATTACCTTTCGTTGGAGTTGGAAGTGGAATACCCAGGGCTTATGAAAATTCACCTGACCTAAAATTAATTAATGATACTGATAGGGAATTATTTATTGCCAAAATTAATCGACAAGGAAGCAATGCCTAA
- a CDS encoding ATP-binding cassette domain-containing protein, whose product MSERILKALMHLFAIIAIPQSNVKDSRNVVKSFLDRQLNRELVDEYLALFDDYYKKYQEAHSKRKRKSIALSSVKVLKICTTINEELTQKQKVVVLIRLFEFVRAENENISEQELEFIETVSSTFNVSQEEYIRLKGFVLYPFNKIPNSTKILIINNDKLYAHPKTKHLYSEFLRGQIRVFNMEFVSMYLIRYIGDTEVYLNGQLIRQSRVNVLTPGSSIRNPKIKPIFYSDIVSKFISDISESKIVFDAQEVEYKFKNGGIGLHNLSFTEESFNLVGIMGASGSGKSTLLNVFNGSYKPTQGKVSINEIDIHNKNSKLEGVIGYVSQDDLLIEDLTVAQNLYFNAKLCFGNYSEKQILKTVSKTLQNLGLFEIRDMKVGSPLNKKISGGQRKRLNIGLELIREPSVLFLDEPTSGLSSRDSENIMDLLKELALKGKLVFTVIHQPSSNIFKMLDKLIILDNEGYLIYNGNPISSIIYFKEQIQQANWSESECNSCGNVNSEQIFNIVEASVVDEYGMQTTIRKKSPKEWNEDYEKYRSEKEPEKFVSNHLPENKLNSPNKFIQFSVFIRRDILSKLTNKQYLLINLLETPILAFFLAFIVKYYNVDFSASNIYVFGENSNIPVYIFMSVIIAIFVGLTVSAEEIIKDRKILKREKFLHLSRQSYLLSKVAILISLSAIQSSIFVLLGNSILGIKGMYIDYWLILFSTWCFANILGLNISDGFKTTVTIYILIPFLIIPQIILSGVIVKFDKLNPSLSSPNTIPIFGEVITARWAYEALTVNQFIENEYEKPLYLFDKAMSKANYKNTFWLKQLRNKLDFCSKNLNNEKSKDEVAESLTLFRNEISKELSINPKIPFDYINELYFEKINSKILSEISNYLDKQKTYYKKLYNLASKKRNDVIARIEQIDNTGEELLRCKQTFHNEAIENMVKNSSEPNRIIEYDGDLFQKTDPIFQMPQDKFVKAQFYAPKKQIFGKYFDTFWVNLLVIWFSILTLYLALYYSLLRKSLNYFETIFRKFQNDKK is encoded by the coding sequence TTGAGCGAAAGGATCTTAAAGGCACTTATGCACTTGTTTGCTATCATTGCAATACCACAAAGCAATGTTAAGGACAGTAGAAATGTTGTCAAATCTTTTCTCGACAGACAATTGAACAGAGAATTAGTTGATGAGTACTTAGCACTTTTCGACGATTATTACAAAAAATACCAAGAAGCTCATTCGAAAAGAAAAAGAAAAAGTATTGCCTTAAGCTCAGTTAAAGTATTAAAAATATGTACAACTATCAATGAAGAATTAACTCAAAAACAAAAAGTTGTAGTATTAATCAGATTGTTTGAATTTGTCAGAGCCGAAAATGAAAATATTTCAGAACAAGAGTTAGAATTTATCGAAACTGTTAGTTCAACTTTCAATGTATCGCAAGAAGAGTATATCAGACTTAAAGGATTTGTACTTTATCCTTTCAATAAGATACCAAATTCTACAAAAATTCTGATAATAAATAATGATAAATTATATGCTCATCCCAAAACAAAGCATCTATATTCAGAATTTTTGAGAGGACAAATTCGTGTATTCAATATGGAATTTGTTTCGATGTATTTGATTAGATATATTGGAGATACAGAAGTTTATTTGAATGGACAATTAATCAGGCAAAGTCGTGTAAACGTGCTTACTCCGGGCTCTTCAATCAGAAATCCCAAAATAAAACCGATATTTTATAGCGATATTGTAAGCAAGTTTATTTCTGATATTTCAGAATCAAAAATTGTATTCGATGCACAAGAGGTTGAATACAAATTCAAAAACGGAGGAATAGGATTACATAATTTAAGCTTTACTGAAGAATCATTCAATTTAGTTGGGATTATGGGGGCAAGTGGCTCTGGGAAATCTACACTGCTTAACGTTTTCAATGGTTCCTATAAACCAACTCAAGGAAAGGTAAGTATCAACGAAATAGATATCCACAACAAAAACTCAAAGTTGGAAGGAGTTATAGGATATGTATCGCAAGACGACCTACTCATAGAAGATTTAACAGTTGCACAAAATCTATATTTCAATGCGAAATTATGCTTTGGAAATTATTCAGAGAAGCAAATCTTAAAAACTGTATCAAAAACCCTACAAAACTTAGGACTATTTGAAATAAGAGACATGAAGGTTGGCAGTCCGCTCAATAAAAAGATAAGCGGCGGACAACGAAAACGCTTAAATATTGGCTTAGAACTTATTCGTGAACCTTCGGTACTTTTTTTAGACGAGCCAACCTCTGGATTATCTTCGAGAGATTCGGAAAACATTATGGACCTTTTAAAGGAATTAGCATTGAAAGGGAAATTGGTTTTTACGGTAATTCATCAACCATCGTCAAATATATTTAAAATGCTTGATAAATTAATTATTCTTGACAATGAAGGATACTTAATTTACAATGGCAACCCAATTAGTTCTATAATCTATTTCAAAGAACAAATTCAGCAAGCAAATTGGAGCGAAAGCGAATGCAACAGTTGCGGAAATGTAAATTCTGAGCAAATTTTCAATATAGTTGAGGCAAGCGTAGTCGATGAATACGGAATGCAGACTACTATAAGAAAAAAGTCTCCAAAAGAATGGAACGAAGATTACGAAAAATATAGAAGCGAAAAAGAACCCGAAAAATTTGTTTCAAACCATCTTCCTGAAAATAAACTTAATAGCCCTAATAAGTTCATACAGTTTTCAGTTTTTATTAGGCGTGATATCTTATCAAAACTTACCAACAAACAATACTTACTGATAAACCTCTTAGAAACACCAATTTTGGCTTTTTTCCTGGCATTTATTGTCAAATACTATAATGTCGATTTTTCAGCAAGTAATATTTATGTTTTTGGCGAAAATAGCAACATTCCGGTATATATATTTATGTCGGTTATAATTGCAATTTTTGTAGGTCTAACAGTTTCAGCCGAAGAAATAATAAAAGACAGAAAAATATTAAAACGCGAAAAATTCCTGCACCTAAGCAGGCAAAGCTACTTGTTGTCGAAAGTGGCAATCCTGATTAGCCTCTCGGCAATTCAGTCGTCTATTTTTGTGTTATTAGGAAATTCAATTCTTGGCATAAAAGGAATGTACATTGACTATTGGTTAATTCTTTTCAGCACTTGGTGTTTTGCTAATATCCTTGGTTTGAATATTTCTGATGGATTTAAAACTACTGTTACAATATACATTCTTATTCCGTTTCTAATAATTCCACAAATAATTTTGAGTGGAGTAATCGTAAAATTCGACAAATTAAATCCTTCATTATCATCTCCAAATACAATTCCTATTTTTGGAGAAGTAATAACTGCACGCTGGGCATATGAGGCACTCACGGTAAATCAATTTATAGAAAACGAATACGAAAAACCATTGTATCTGTTCGATAAAGCCATGAGTAAAGCCAACTACAAAAATACATTTTGGCTAAAACAATTAAGAAATAAGCTTGATTTTTGCAGCAAGAATTTGAATAATGAAAAGAGCAAAGATGAAGTTGCTGAAAGTCTCACACTTTTCAGAAATGAAATTTCAAAAGAGCTTAGCATAAACCCAAAAATTCCTTTCGACTATATCAATGAACTGTATTTCGAAAAAATAAATTCAAAAATACTTTCAGAAATCTCAAACTATCTTGACAAACAAAAAACTTATTATAAAAAACTGTATAATCTCGCTAGCAAAAAGCGAAATGATGTGATTGCACGAATCGAACAAATTGACAATACAGGAGAAGAGCTATTGAGATGTAAGCAAACTTTTCATAATGAAGCAATTGAAAATATGGTAAAAAATTCTTCGGAACCAAACCGAATTATTGAATACGATGGTGATTTATTTCAGAAAACCGATCCAATTTTCCAAATGCCACAAGATAAATTTGTGAAAGCTCAATTCTATGCACCCAAAAAACAAATTTTCGGAAAATATTTTGACACCTTTTGGGTAAACCTTTTAGTAATTTGGTTTTCTATCTTAACATTATATCTGGCTCTTTATTACAGCTTATTACGAAAATCCTTGAACTATTTTGAAACAATATTCCGCAAATTTCAAAACGATAAAAAATAA
- the folK gene encoding 2-amino-4-hydroxy-6-hydroxymethyldihydropteridine diphosphokinase gives MAKTYILLGGNLGNRENFLHNAIVCLEKTVGKIVSKSSIYESEPWGFETENWFLNQVVLIDTNLKPSKLLLKTQEIEKQLGRIKKSKEYETRKIDIDILFYDFEIIENPNLTIPHKHLHKRMFTLLPLLELSPKLIHPVFSFSIKELMEKCGDKSIVRKI, from the coding sequence ATGGCTAAAACATACATTTTACTTGGAGGTAACTTAGGAAATAGAGAGAATTTTCTACATAATGCTATTGTTTGTCTCGAAAAAACTGTAGGTAAAATAGTTTCAAAATCGTCTATATATGAATCCGAACCTTGGGGCTTCGAGACAGAAAATTGGTTTCTTAACCAAGTTGTCCTTATCGACACAAATCTGAAACCCAGTAAATTATTATTAAAAACGCAAGAAATTGAAAAGCAATTAGGCAGGATAAAAAAATCGAAAGAATATGAAACAAGAAAAATAGATATTGATATTTTATTTTATGATTTTGAAATAATTGAAAACCCAAACTTAACCATACCTCATAAACATTTGCACAAACGTATGTTTACACTGCTTCCATTACTTGAATTAAGTCCGAAACTTATTCATCCCGTTTTTTCGTTTTCTATCAAGGAATTGATGGAAAAATGCGGAGATAAAAGTATTGTTAGGAAAATATGA
- the upp gene encoding uracil phosphoribosyltransferase, which translates to MIYILNENNSILNQFIAEIRDENIQKDKIRFRRNLERIGEIIAYEISKKLEFSEKLIQTSLGISNTPVLSEKLVLGTILRAGLPFHQGLLNYFDSAENAFVSAYRKYNKDGSFDIEVEYISSPNIEEKTLILADPMLATGLSMVLAYKSLLENGIPAHTHIVSIIASREGVEYLNKHLPTENITLWIIAIDDELTAKSYIVPGLGDAGDLAYGSKGD; encoded by the coding sequence ATGATATATATTTTAAATGAGAATAATTCGATTTTGAATCAATTTATTGCTGAAATCAGAGATGAAAATATTCAAAAAGATAAAATTCGATTTAGGAGAAATCTTGAAAGAATTGGCGAAATTATTGCTTACGAAATTAGCAAAAAGCTTGAATTTTCTGAAAAGCTTATCCAAACTTCTTTAGGAATTTCAAATACTCCGGTATTAAGCGAGAAATTGGTTTTGGGTACAATTTTGCGAGCAGGACTACCTTTTCATCAAGGATTGCTAAACTATTTTGACAGTGCCGAAAATGCTTTTGTTTCTGCTTACAGGAAATATAATAAGGACGGATCGTTCGATATTGAAGTGGAGTATATTTCTTCACCAAATATTGAGGAAAAAACTTTGATTTTAGCTGATCCAATGTTAGCCACAGGGCTTTCAATGGTTTTGGCTTATAAATCACTATTAGAAAATGGAATTCCGGCACATACACATATTGTATCAATTATTGCAAGTAGGGAAGGTGTCGAATATTTGAACAAGCATTTGCCTACTGAAAATATAACTTTATGGATTATAGCCATTGATGATGAATTGACCGCAAAATCGTACATTGTTCCTGGTCTTGGCGATGCTGGCGATTTGGCATATGGTAGCAAGGGGGATTGA